The following are encoded together in the Anaerostipes caccae L1-92 genome:
- the yyaC gene encoding spore protease YyaC: MRISDRISYFNPKDREAGALLQADLIRRIQMQKKDSQQVVVLCVGTDRATGDCLGPLVGHQLMTSSYYKVFGTLSQPVHAGNLTQTMAEIYRSFREPFVIAIDACLGSADHVGYVTVSSMPLFPGQGVDKELPPVGDISITGIVNFTSETNFNTIQTTRLHTVMELSSYIACGVEDSVRYFAKHAATT; the protein is encoded by the coding sequence ATGCGCATTTCAGACCGAATATCCTATTTTAATCCCAAAGACAGAGAAGCGGGTGCTTTACTGCAGGCAGATTTGATCCGCCGGATTCAAATGCAGAAAAAAGACAGCCAGCAGGTAGTCGTCCTGTGTGTGGGAACAGACCGTGCTACCGGTGACTGTCTTGGGCCCTTGGTAGGCCATCAGTTAATGACATCTTCTTATTATAAAGTCTTCGGAACTTTGTCACAGCCGGTACATGCCGGAAATCTTACTCAGACTATGGCCGAAATTTACCGCTCGTTCAGGGAGCCCTTTGTTATCGCCATCGATGCGTGTCTGGGTTCTGCTGATCATGTTGGCTATGTGACCGTGTCTTCCATGCCGCTGTTTCCCGGACAGGGTGTAGACAAAGAACTGCCGCCTGTAGGAGATATCTCGATTACCGGCATCGTAAATTTCACATCAGAGACCAACTTTAACACCATACAGACCACAAGGCTTCACACGGTCATGGAACTCTCCTCTTATATTGCATGCGGAGTAGAGGATTCTGTCCGGTATTTTGCGAAACATGCTGCAACGACTTAA
- a CDS encoding LysM peptidoglycan-binding domain-containing protein produces MRAENQLPKNIRQIGGPVGTTKVYIEDFVVTFLKALTTDKNTFVRGAILFGEKKSIDNETVIFIRGAVEGQNIELDLDETVFDDKVWREIYQKKERFFPDLEVIGWALSRMGFSVRLNDKIKKTHFENFPGDGKVLYMTDHLEGEDAFYVYRGQDLVRQSGYYIYYEKNPMMQEYLIERNQKLKEAVSYESMLEAKRDEKIVRQFRTIVQEKQKSSKTKDMMKRLSSSAAMLLVLILAGGMFYYSRLDNSSSFGDAIHGAVETMGKGVKDNVSMEEENKGSGTTTKQLPASTEKADGTEAGTTADEKKTEAGTTAATASTQKSTQSMEHSQTYVVKKGDSLVSISRRMYGTRKYMYKILDANKIGPKERIYPGQKLIIPSITK; encoded by the coding sequence GTGAGAGCAGAAAATCAGTTGCCGAAGAACATCAGACAGATCGGCGGGCCTGTGGGAACAACAAAAGTTTATATCGAAGATTTTGTAGTTACATTTTTAAAAGCATTGACGACGGACAAAAACACTTTTGTAAGAGGGGCTATATTATTTGGAGAAAAAAAGAGTATTGATAATGAGACTGTGATATTTATCAGAGGAGCTGTGGAAGGGCAGAATATAGAGCTGGATTTGGACGAGACCGTATTTGACGATAAGGTTTGGCGGGAAATCTATCAGAAGAAAGAACGTTTCTTTCCGGATCTGGAGGTGATCGGATGGGCGCTTTCCAGAATGGGATTCTCGGTAAGGCTTAATGATAAGATAAAGAAGACTCATTTTGAAAATTTTCCGGGTGACGGGAAAGTGCTGTATATGACAGATCACCTGGAGGGGGAAGATGCATTTTACGTATACCGCGGACAAGATCTGGTGAGACAGAGCGGTTATTACATATACTATGAAAAAAATCCGATGATGCAGGAATACCTTATTGAGCGGAATCAAAAATTAAAAGAAGCTGTATCTTATGAATCCATGCTGGAAGCCAAGAGAGATGAAAAAATTGTGCGGCAGTTTCGGACAATCGTCCAGGAGAAGCAGAAAAGCAGCAAGACAAAGGACATGATGAAGCGGCTTTCCTCCAGTGCGGCAATGCTCCTTGTCCTGATCTTAGCCGGAGGAATGTTCTATTATTCCAGATTGGATAACAGTTCCTCCTTTGGCGACGCGATTCATGGGGCGGTGGAGACCATGGGAAAAGGCGTGAAGGACAATGTTTCAATGGAGGAAGAAAACAAGGGGTCAGGCACAACCACGAAACAGCTGCCGGCCAGCACCGAAAAAGCGGACGGGACAGAGGCGGGCACGACAGCGGACGAGAAAAAAACAGAAGCCGGCACAACCGCAGCCACTGCGTCAACACAGAAATCTACGCAGTCCATGGAACACAGCCAAACTTATGTCGTCAAAAAAGGGGACAGTCTGGTATCCATTTCCCGCAGAATGTATGGAACCAGAAAATATATGTATAAAATACTGGATGCAAATAAGATTGGGCCGAAGGAGCGTATCTATCCCGGACAGAAACTAATTATTCCTAGTATAACAAAGTAA
- a CDS encoding DUF5711 family protein gives MNHRIKSGFSLYTNSREAMQNSILKKQIRKKQRIILGGILCVVLFAVFLAYRYRTYHMLKTERTVAEHVDSGTKSFAYKNGSISYNEDGISFIDGDGKVEWEKAYSIKNPIVTYCGDYIAAAYKNGNEILLYDSTGKVKRFSASYAVSDVEVAEQGVIAAVLQGDNENYIELYDASQKKLVTIKTTIDENGYPLDIDLSEDGTMLAVSYLVVDGLQTKNRVAFYDFGEKGQEKEDRLLAGFDFKDTVIPKIQFMGKNTVCAFGDNKTIIFNTKDTPSKQKEIKINSRIKSIAADDSHFALILENKKKSSKEQYLVQAYNRSGRKVMEREIKTEFSDVYLGPDGVLFVGNYHCSMINYAGHEMYQQNFKKRIQAMAPTGKAERYLITFEDKTQLVRLR, from the coding sequence ATGAACCATAGGATAAAATCAGGTTTTTCCCTCTATACAAACAGCAGGGAAGCAATGCAGAATTCTATTTTGAAAAAACAGATCCGCAAAAAACAGAGGATCATTCTTGGGGGGATTTTGTGTGTGGTACTGTTTGCAGTCTTCCTGGCATACAGATATCGGACTTACCACATGCTCAAGACAGAACGGACAGTGGCAGAACATGTGGATTCCGGGACGAAGTCCTTTGCATATAAAAATGGCTCCATAAGTTATAACGAAGATGGGATTTCGTTTATCGACGGTGACGGTAAAGTAGAGTGGGAGAAGGCTTATTCCATCAAGAATCCGATTGTTACATACTGTGGAGATTATATCGCAGCTGCATATAAGAACGGGAATGAGATTCTTCTATATGACAGTACCGGAAAAGTAAAAAGATTTTCCGCCTCATATGCGGTCAGTGATGTAGAAGTTGCGGAACAGGGAGTGATCGCCGCAGTTTTGCAGGGAGATAATGAAAATTATATAGAGCTTTACGATGCTTCTCAAAAGAAGCTGGTAACGATCAAGACGACGATCGATGAAAATGGATATCCGCTGGATATTGACCTGTCCGAAGACGGCACGATGCTGGCTGTCAGTTATCTGGTAGTGGACGGACTGCAGACGAAGAACCGGGTAGCGTTTTATGATTTCGGAGAAAAAGGGCAGGAAAAAGAAGACCGGCTGCTGGCGGGATTTGACTTTAAGGATACTGTGATCCCAAAGATTCAATTTATGGGAAAAAATACGGTTTGTGCGTTTGGTGATAATAAAACAATTATTTTTAACACAAAAGACACACCTTCGAAACAAAAAGAGATTAAAATAAATTCCAGGATCAAAAGTATTGCTGCGGATGATTCCCATTTTGCCCTGATTCTTGAGAATAAAAAGAAGTCTTCCAAAGAGCAGTATCTGGTACAGGCCTATAACCGTTCCGGCAGAAAGGTTATGGAGAGAGAGATTAAGACAGAATTCTCGGATGTGTACCTTGGCCCGGACGGAGTACTGTTTGTGGGAAATTATCATTGCTCTATGATAAATTATGCAGGCCATGAGATGTACCAGCAGAATTTTAAGAAAAGGATTCAGGCCATGGCGCCCACCGGGAAAGCGGAACGGTACTTGATTACATTTGAAGATAAAACACAGTTGGTTAGATTACGTTAG
- a CDS encoding CvpA family protein, with protein sequence MGQIILIVLLLILIFDTIRGFKRGFLKSLLLLATWLLTFAIAYSAADTVKQYVIQMFMKSEQNILTDQLAYFIAFALIVLVLKAVFSILVGVISKFGDLPVIGWFNHFFGGVLGFVKGIIVISFLLFAIYLCQYIGFKQEYNEIMQTSSLLRFMAENNPVITMLKGAMPF encoded by the coding sequence ATGGGACAGATTATTTTAATTGTATTGCTGCTGATTTTGATATTTGATACGATCAGAGGATTCAAGCGAGGATTTTTGAAATCGCTTCTCCTTTTGGCGACCTGGCTTTTGACCTTTGCCATTGCCTATTCGGCGGCGGACACCGTAAAGCAGTATGTGATACAGATGTTTATGAAATCAGAGCAGAATATACTCACAGATCAGCTGGCATATTTTATTGCGTTTGCTTTGATCGTGCTTGTACTGAAGGCCGTATTTTCAATACTGGTCGGCGTCATCAGCAAGTTCGGAGACCTCCCTGTGATTGGATGGTTCAATCATTTCTTCGGAGGGGTTCTGGGATTTGTGAAAGGAATTATCGTGATATCCTTTTTACTGTTTGCCATTTACCTTTGTCAGTACATTGGTTTCAAGCAGGAATATAATGAAATCATGCAGACCAGTTCTTTGCTTCGGTTTATGGCAGAAAACAATCCGGTGATTACAATGTTAAAGGGTGCGATGCCTTTTTAA